In Thermococcus sp. M39, the following are encoded in one genomic region:
- a CDS encoding potassium channel family protein, whose product MCEYVYENGEKCRIKPLQGSKYCSLHIPYEEGELLYGDKIKEIKEKAFLKRLKRGITYFEGVYLYDIRISNFKSDKTLVFKNSKIKTLIIDSSEIGGLTIYGSSIERVIIFETKLKTLMIAKSSVFGVNILRLNFYGSLYLKDSDIRYIMMNSFQYVKTEEKPSEEEYGERSKAYGRIELFNLNGVRRIGINSRYPLLRQILEEHGVKVNEVSRKHAKAEIFVISGVHFDENPRFKRQVRVLIRGFDGQLLMENLEIPGHVQITQSKIKLPEFVHVKILNNIIFRKVRFYSDITWNLTVLPNLVAELDVEGFILLEECHFNNPYIEEIFYRLARTSWEKNGDKDKADEYYYKEMVAKRKQRMMAYRKGRKKILLIEPYVEWLLADLTCKYGTTWKRPIVIWIITVNVVFPIIFYLTKSVEGSGVPLKSFLDYVYFSIVTATTLGYGDLHPIGIGRILASSEAIFGMFMWAVLLTVFARKYMR is encoded by the coding sequence ATGTGCGAGTATGTATATGAAAACGGGGAAAAATGCAGAATAAAGCCGCTGCAAGGCTCTAAATACTGCTCGCTCCACATTCCTTACGAAGAGGGAGAGCTCCTCTATGGGGACAAAATTAAAGAAATCAAAGAGAAGGCTTTTCTTAAGAGACTTAAAAGAGGCATTACATACTTTGAGGGAGTTTACCTCTATGATATTAGAATTTCAAACTTCAAGAGCGATAAAACCTTAGTTTTCAAAAATTCAAAGATAAAGACGCTCATAATAGACAGCTCAGAAATCGGTGGGCTGACGATATATGGCTCATCAATCGAGAGGGTGATTATATTTGAAACAAAATTGAAAACTCTTATGATAGCCAAATCAAGTGTATTTGGCGTTAATATCCTGAGATTAAACTTCTATGGTTCGCTTTACCTAAAAGACAGTGACATTAGATATATTATGATGAACTCCTTCCAATACGTTAAAACTGAAGAGAAGCCGAGCGAAGAAGAATACGGTGAGAGGAGCAAAGCTTACGGCAGGATCGAGCTTTTCAACCTCAATGGTGTTAGGAGAATTGGAATCAACTCAAGATATCCGCTCTTAAGGCAGATTCTTGAAGAGCATGGAGTTAAAGTTAACGAAGTCTCGAGGAAGCATGCAAAGGCTGAAATATTTGTAATTAGTGGGGTTCACTTTGATGAGAACCCCCGCTTTAAGCGGCAGGTTAGGGTTTTGATTAGGGGCTTTGATGGGCAACTTTTGATGGAGAACCTTGAGATTCCTGGGCATGTTCAAATAACTCAAAGCAAGATTAAGCTACCCGAGTTTGTTCACGTTAAAATTCTGAACAACATTATTTTTAGGAAAGTTCGCTTTTACAGCGATATTACTTGGAATCTAACGGTTTTGCCAAATCTTGTGGCAGAATTAGATGTTGAGGGCTTTATTCTGCTTGAAGAATGCCATTTCAACAATCCCTATATAGAAGAAATATTCTATCGATTAGCCCGTACTTCATGGGAAAAAAACGGAGACAAAGATAAGGCTGATGAGTATTATTATAAGGAGATGGTTGCAAAAAGGAAACAGCGCATGATGGCGTACAGAAAAGGGCGGAAAAAGATTCTTCTCATCGAGCCCTATGTAGAGTGGCTTTTAGCTGATCTTACATGCAAATACGGTACCACTTGGAAAAGACCGATTGTAATCTGGATTATTACCGTAAACGTAGTATTTCCAATTATTTTTTATCTTACAAAAAGTGTTGAAGGGAGTGGAGTTCCTTTGAAATCTTTTTTGGATTATGTGTACTTCAGCATAGTTACTGCAACAACATTGGGCTATGGCGATCTGCATCCAATTGGGATCGGGAGAATTTTGGCTTCAAGTGAAGCAATATTTGGAATGTTCATGTGGGCAGTGTTGTTAACAGTTTTTGCTAGGAAGTACATGAGGTGA